The Montipora foliosa isolate CH-2021 chromosome 1, ASM3666993v2, whole genome shotgun sequence genome has a window encoding:
- the LOC137974416 gene encoding visual pigment-like receptor peropsin: MNEISTAFTTTAQIVSDSSDNPNSARRPDQVGLIFYVLVMTIILIVGFAGNLFTILVLRCPEHKNKIITPLMINLSFADIIIIVFGYPVVVASNFTEHNVLKNRSLCAWSGFINGSVGIASIANLTMMSLVMFKNFNKVGTARRVPWKQMLVMILFTWVYGAAAMVPPLVGWNKFVPGASGISCCPNWSPDTTAAVAYNVLLVFVGFVFPLTVIIVCYYRIYRFIHTQHPVTGNASIEASRKRSEIKIVRMIAMAIAAFVLSWSPYCFVSIAGTIRGSALLTAGEAEVPDLLAKASVIYNPIVYTVMNHRFRKTLLRIIPCRRWFHGDINPAVSDSAQNSQEPNSHIGGRPPKAKESSV; this comes from the exons ATGAATGAAATTTCAACAGCATTTACTACCACGGCCCAAATAGTTTCTGACAGCAGTGATAATCCAAACTCAGCAAGAAGACCTGATCAAGTTGGCCTCATATTCTACGTTTTAGTGATGACTATCATATTAATTGTTGGGTTTGCCGGTAATCTCTTCACAATTCTTGTCTTACGCTGCCCAGAACACAAGAACAAAATCATCACGCCACTGATGATAAACCTTTCGTTTGCAGATATTATTATCATCGTTTTCGGTTATCCAGTGGTTGTCGCATCCAACTTCACCGAACACAATGTCCTTAAAAACCGCTCGCTTTGTGCGTGGTCGGGATTTATTAACGGTTCTGTGGGTATCGCTTCCATCGCCAACTTAACAATGATGAGTCTTGTAATGTTCAAGAACTTCAATAAAGTCGGGACGGCAAGGAGGGTTCCCTGGAAACAAATGTTAGTCATGATCTTGTTTACATGGGTGTATGGAGCGGCCGCCATGGTTCCTCCGCTCGTAGGTTGGAACAAGTTTGTCCCAGGCGCCTCTGGGATAAGTTGCTGTCCAAATTGGTCGCCCGACACGACGGCAGCAGTTGCTTATAATgttcttcttgtttttgttgGCTTTGTTTTTCCACTCACTGTCATTATAGTTTGCTATTACCGGATTTATAG GTTTATTCACACACAGCATCCCGTGACTGGAAATGCCTCAATTGAAGCCAGCCGCAAAAGATCTGAAATCAAAATAGTTCGCATGATTGCTATGGCTATAGCAGCCTTTGTCTTGAGCTGGTCGCCATATTGTTTCGTTAGTATCGCTGGTACTATTCGGGGTTCTGCATTGCTGACCGCGGGTGAAGCCGAAGTCCCGGACTTACTGGCTAAGGCGTCGGTTATCTACAATCCAATAGTCTATACTGTAATGAACCACAGGTTTCGAAAAACCCTTCTGCGGATTATTCCGTGTCGAAGATGGTTTCATGGGGACATAAATCCTGCTGTATCAGACTCCGCACAAAATTCACAGGAACCAAACAGTCATATTGGTGGAAGACCCCCCAAAGCTAAAGAAAGTAGCGTGTGA
- the LOC137974405 gene encoding meiosis-specific nuclear structural protein 1-like, translated as MAKESSQSMKWTEEHEVVMLRELMLMQPWQHRKGTSERGDDWEKLAISLNAIPNPQFRVTQRSVRDHYSTMEKRRRKKVREEDRASGIAPEEDKELDQLLDEIMELFNESDKAIDETKQKQEEEVKKAEEMRKRSLETFKESAKRNGDEQQGAKQRKTRASGANTMAYLKERAETEATLKREKLEIKRKELVLQAKEQEGRQQQFDMMNKQTRDIQQLQQQQMQQFMQMNANMMQQHQQQTLALMELMRKFADK; from the exons ATGGCGAAGGAATCAAG TCAATCAATGAAATGGACTGAAGAGCATGAAGTAGTTATGTTGAGGGAATTGATGCTTATGCAACCATGGCAGCACAGGAAAGGAACCAGTGAGAGAGGTGATGATTGGGAAAAACTGGCAATTTCCTTAAATGCTATTCCTAATCCACAATTCCGTGTTACTCAGCGATCGGTTCGTGATCACTATTCTACAATGGaaaagagaaggagaaaaaaagtcagGGAAGAAGACAGAGCTTCAGGTATTGCTCCCGAAGAGGACAAGGAATTGGATCAGTTACTTGATGAAATCATGGAACTCTTTAATGAATCAGACAAAGCAATAgatgaaacaaaacagaagcagGAAGAAGAAGTAaagaaagcagaagaaatgcgGAAGAGATCGCTGGAAACTTTTAAAGAAAGTGCAAAGAGGAATGGTGATGAACAACAAGgagcaaaacagagaaaaactagAGCTAGTGGAGCAAACACTATGGCTTATCTCAAGGAAAGGGCAGAAACTGAGGCAACTTTAAAGCGTGAGAAATTGGAGATAAAAAGGAAAGAGTTAGTGCTGCAAGCAAAAGAGCAAGAGGGAAGACAACAGCAATTTGACATGATGAACAAGCAAACTAGAGATATCCAACAGCTTCAGCAGCAGCAGATGCAGCAGTTTATGCAAATGAATGCAAACATGATGCAGCAGCACCAACAGCAAACTCTTGCACTTATGGAGCTGATGAGAAAGTTTGCTGACAAGTGA